One window of Oncorhynchus masou masou isolate Uvic2021 chromosome 33, UVic_Omas_1.1, whole genome shotgun sequence genomic DNA carries:
- the LOC135528184 gene encoding histone deacetylase 7-like isoform X4 gives MDLRVTERVMRPGSGTALHPPLLHSPFSHQPCTTFSQHQLHQHIRFNMEQRRREQEQEKQQELQQLWHKDKSQQSAVASSLVKQKLQEVILKKQKQQALGRTCSNPLSGPPVGYRELAPDPSGTSQPLVSPPPQGCREGSDDTPLRRAASEPNLKVKHKLKKHLNTRKSPLTRKESAPSPIKHRVPDTLDSSPSSSSTPVSGCSSPNDSLPNENGVLPSVDGLSHEVIIRLAQRLLLQDGSLAHFTVQSSSALPTITLGLPANARSELDLSPRKVGRVPMVTGGQSVYLPLGMEEQSGSLSPHLQPVLLLEPSRLVHTPMLAVPGLGTVPLQFAPQMDRLAPGGGPHKALSRTRSEPLPQSLRSLHPLLQQHHNSQLLERLKQQTHLGKLMSKSSEKPRLRQIPSEDMDSEEMGPTPSDTYHGRARVESLREAEPVSDLDSQGEQINLQHTLILNQSLLWEKQKQLQQLRRQTAHMETLAVPMMLGSAHRPLFRTQSSPASTSLTLPDKPLPIPAPEPHSKPRFTTGLVYDSQMLKHQCTCGDNSSHPEHAGRIQSIWSRLQERGLRGQCETIRGRKATLEELQSVHSERHVLLYGTNPLNRLKLDNRKLAGILSQRMFVMLPCGGVGVDNDTIWNESHTSTASRMAAGSVTELAFRVAKGELKNGFAVVRPPGHHADPSNPMGFCYFNSVAIAARQLQQKLSANKILIVDWDVHHGNGTQEVFYNDPSVLYISLHRYDDGNFFPGSGGPAEVGSGAGEGFNVNVAWTGGLDPPMSDAEYIAAFRTVVMPIAQEFSPDVVLVSSGFDAAEGHPAPLGGYKVTGKCFGFLTRQLMGLAGGRVIMALEGGHDLTAICDASEACVSALLGIEEPLSEEVRLQKPNANSVCSLQRVIQIHGQYWQSLKTFSSSVGLSFLGAQRRDCEETDAVNALASLSVGVLTSKSLPDEPMEHDDDSM, from the exons ATGGACCTGCGTGTGACGGAGCGTGTGATGCGGCCGGGTTCAGGCACGGCCCTGCACCCTCCTCTGCTCCACAGCCCCTTCTCCCACCAGCCCTGCACTACCTTCTCCCAGCACCAGCTGCATCAGCACATCCGG TTTAACATGGAACAACGGAGACGTGAGCAGGAGCAGGAGAAACAGCAAGAGCTGCAGCAGCTGTGGCACAAGGACAAGAGCCAACAGA GTGCTGTGGCCAGTTCCCTGGTGAAGCAGAAGCTCCAGGAGGTCATTCTGAAGAAGCAGAAACAACAAGCCCTGGGAAGAACCTGCTCCAACCCTCTCAGTGGTCCCCCTGTGGGCTACAG GGAGCTGGCTCCAGACCCCAGTGGGACGTCCCAGCCTCTGGTGTCCCCCCCTCCACAGGGTTGCAGAGAGGGCTCAGATGACACCCCTCTACGCAGGGCAG CCTCAGAGCCCAACCTGAAGGTGAAACACAAGTTGAAGAAACACCTGAACACTCGTAAGAGTCCTCTGACCCGCAAGGAGAGTGCCCCGTCCCCCATCAAACACCGGGTGCCCGACACTCTGG actcATCTCCCAGCAGCAGTAGCACCCCAGTGTCTGGCTGCAGCTCCCCCAATGACAGTCTACCCAATGAGAATGGAGTCCTGCCCTCTGTTGACGGGCTGTCCCATGAGGTTATTATCCGATTG gcccagAGGCTACTGCTCCAGGATGGGTCTCTAGCCCACTTCACCGTCCAGAGTTCCTCTGCCCTACCCACCATCACCCTGGGCCTTCCAGCCAACGCCAGG aGTGAATTAGACTTGTCCCCTCGGAAGGTGGGCCGGGTGCCTATGGTGACGGGAGGCCAGTCTGTCTACCTTCCCCTGGGGATGGAGGAGCAGAGTGGGTCGCTGTCGCCCCACCTCCAGCCTGTCCTCCTCCTGGAGCCCTCCAGACTGGTCCATACCCCCATGCTCGCTG ttCCAGGCCTGGGCACCGTGCCACTACAGTTTGCCCCCCAGATGGATCGTCTGGCCCCGGGTGGGGGCCCTCACAAGGCCCTGAGCCGAACTCGCTCAGAGCCGCTGCCCCAGAGCCTCAGATCCCTACACCCTCTGCTGCAACAGCACCACAACAGCCAACTACTGGAGAGACTTAAAcagcagacacacctgggcaag cTGATGTCTAAATCCAGTGAGAAGCCTCGGCTCAGACAGATCCCCTCAGAAGACATGGACTCTGAGGAGATGGGGCCGACGCCCAGCGACACCTATCACGGCCGAGCACGGGTGGAGTCACTGAGGGAAGCGGAGCCTGTGTCTGACTTGGACAGCCAGGGAGAACAGATCAATCTGcaacacacactcatactcaaCCAG tcATTGCTATGGGAGAAACAGAAACAGCTGCAGCAGTTGCGCCGGCAGACAGCCCACATGGAGACGCTGGCGGTACCCATGATGCTTGGCAGTGCCCACCGGCCCCTCTTCCGTACCCAGTCCTCACCAGCCTCCACCTCCCTCACGCTGCCAGACAAGCCCCTGCCAATACCCGCCCCAGAACCACATAGCAAACCACGCTTCACCACCG GCCTGGTTTATGACTCTCAGATGCTAAAGCACCAGTGCACATGTGGTGACAACAGCAGCCACCCAGAGCATGCTGGGAGGATCCAGAGTATCTGGTCACGTCTCCAGGAGAGAGGTCTCAGGGGCCAGTGTGAG ACTATCCGGGGTCGAAAGGCCACTCTGGAGGAGCTGCAGTCGGTCCATTCAGAGCGTCATGTCCTGCTGTACGGCACCAACCCACTCAACCGCCTCAAACTGGACAACCGCAAGCTGGCCG GCATTCTCTCTCAAAGGATGTTTGTGATGCTCCCATGTGGAGGAGTGGGG GTGGACAATGACACAATCTGGAACGAGTCTCACACGTCCACGGCGTCACGCATGGCTGCAGGCAGTGTCACAGAGCTGGCCTTCAGAGTGGCCAAGGGAGAGCTGAAG AATGGCTTTGCAGTGGTGAGGCCCCCAGGACACCATGCTGACCCTTCCAACCCAAT gGGTTTCTGCTATTTCAACTCGGTGGCCATCGCAGCCAGGCAGCTCCAACAGAAACTGAGTGCCAACAAGATCCTCATCGTTGACTGG GATGTTCACCATGGTAATGGGACCCAGGAAGTGTTTTACAATGATCCCAGTGTGCTGTATATCTCACTGCATCGCTATGACGACGGCAACTTCTTCCCTGGCAGCGGGGGGCCAGCTGAG GTGGGATCTGGTGCTGGAGAAGGCTTCAATGTCAACGTGGCCTGGACTGGAGGTCTGGACCCCCCTATGAGTGATGCTGAGTACATCGCTGCTTTTAG GACGGTGGTGATGCCCATAGCTCAGGAGTTCTCCCCTGACGTGGTCCTGGTCTCCTCAGGGTTCGATGCAGCAGAGGGACATCCTGCACCTCTAGGGGGTTACAAGGTCACCGGCAAAT GTTTTGGGTTCCTGACCCGGCAGTTGATGGGTCTGGCTGGAGGCCGGGTGATCATGGCCCTGGAGGGAGGTCACGACCTCACGGCCATCTGCGACGCCTCCGAGGCCTGCGTCAGCGCTCTCCTGGGCATTGAG